A genomic stretch from Thermoprotei archaeon includes:
- a CDS encoding helix-turn-helix domain-containing protein, producing MEEELLRPKDVAKIFNISVKTLWKWQKKGIIRTVKLPTGKLRYPKSEVERLWRQLRATGSQ from the coding sequence ATGGAAGAAGAACTACTTAGACCAAAGGATGTTGCAAAGATATTCAACATCTCAGTTAAGACTCTTTGGAAGTGGCAGAAGAAAGGCATTATTAGGACTGTTAAACTCCCAACTGGCAAGCTGAGATATCCCAAGAGCGAGGTTGAGAGGTTATGGAGGCAGTTAAGAGCTACAGGGTCCCAGTAG
- a CDS encoding oligosaccharide flippase family protein: MSKEAKKLFSGTLYLTVMQVSFYIVAFVFYVVVARVLDPKEVGRFSLLLMVLTVFNTISLLGLNNAVIKYVSENLGKGDEEYALASAREAFKVLLFVSIVALAVGFSFSPVIGSYIGVGVIEVLIILTTAFILNITSYYGALMYGYSMFKEVSVQNILYTTVGRFSGILFTLFCLSVLGLILGLLVGSIVTLFYSILILKGKVRRTNKRFPAVKLLAFSMPVYGANIIGLSQNWLDIAVLSGIAGLSVTGVYFIAVSSVGVLSILWTPLSSALFPTFSWINGTGNKEGISVMHIRIIRLATAVILPLSVSLAAVSRTAISVVYGEKYLDASVPFMILSVLVILSAYSGIYSAELQAAGRTKPIFIAGLISAMVYLMLLLSLTMWLKQIGAAIARALMVITAFVILYNSIKMKMPDNIMKSIIMSIVMAFILSLVESFLNVSLYAKALIEALIFVIALPVFYKIVKPLNKEDISLLKAIIPKLDNR; encoded by the coding sequence ATGTCGAAGGAAGCTAAGAAGCTGTTTTCAGGAACGTTGTATTTAACTGTTATGCAGGTTTCTTTCTATATAGTGGCATTTGTGTTCTATGTTGTAGTTGCGAGGGTCTTGGATCCTAAGGAGGTTGGACGTTTTTCTTTGCTCCTCATGGTTTTGACGGTTTTCAATACGATTTCTTTGCTTGGGTTGAATAATGCAGTTATAAAGTATGTTTCGGAGAATTTAGGTAAGGGTGATGAGGAGTATGCTTTAGCTTCGGCGAGGGAGGCGTTTAAGGTTTTGTTATTTGTATCTATAGTAGCGTTAGCTGTTGGATTTTCGTTTTCGCCTGTTATAGGATCTTACATAGGGGTGGGGGTGATTGAGGTTTTGATCATCTTGACTACAGCTTTCATATTGAACATTACTAGCTATTATGGTGCTTTAATGTATGGTTATAGTATGTTTAAGGAGGTTAGTGTACAAAATATACTCTATACAACCGTTGGAAGGTTTTCGGGGATTCTCTTCACTCTTTTTTGTTTAAGTGTACTTGGGTTAATTTTGGGATTGCTGGTGGGTTCTATTGTGACGTTGTTTTACTCAATATTAATCTTAAAGGGTAAGGTGAGGAGGACGAATAAGCGATTTCCGGCGGTGAAGTTACTTGCTTTTAGTATGCCAGTCTATGGTGCGAATATAATTGGGTTGTCTCAAAATTGGCTTGATATAGCTGTGCTTTCTGGTATAGCTGGTTTAAGTGTGACTGGAGTTTATTTTATAGCTGTATCAAGTGTTGGTGTTCTGTCCATACTTTGGACGCCGTTATCTTCTGCTCTTTTTCCTACGTTTTCATGGATAAATGGTACGGGGAATAAAGAGGGAATAAGTGTGATGCATATAAGGATAATTAGGTTAGCTACTGCTGTAATTTTGCCGTTAAGTGTATCGTTAGCTGCTGTATCGCGGACGGCAATAAGCGTGGTTTATGGCGAAAAATACTTGGATGCGAGCGTACCTTTTATGATACTTTCGGTGTTGGTAATTTTAAGTGCATATTCAGGGATATATTCTGCAGAATTGCAGGCGGCGGGCAGGACAAAACCAATATTTATTGCGGGGTTAATTTCAGCGATGGTATACTTAATGCTGTTGCTAAGTTTAACGATGTGGCTAAAACAAATAGGTGCTGCGATAGCAAGGGCATTGATGGTAATAACGGCGTTTGTGATTTTGTATAATAGCATAAAAATGAAGATGCCTGATAATATTATGAAGAGTATAATTATGTCAATTGTGATGGCATTTATTTTATCGTTGGTTGAAAGTTTTTTAAATGTAAGTCTATATGCTAAAGCATTGATAGAAGCTCTAATTTTTGTAATAGCGTTGCCAGTCTTTTATAAAATTGTAAAACCGTTAAACAAGGAGGATATTAGTCTACTGAAAGCAATAATACCAAAGCTGGATAATCGCTAA
- a CDS encoding transposase, with amino-acid sequence MKLTIQAGVVGLTRRKKDLLDREYFNLQKFLRGDKTVPLYSANKQQALRYYQRVKHKEYPLSLRNDLINLRRAKAFWFLKIPVYGVRGGIKVPVKPHRKFPENAKLCESKIVKRKDRYIAMLTFEFPAPPMRECSSILAVDLGERFAATAVLWQNENVMKAQFYGREIRGVRRHYAWLRRRLQERGLTKVVKRVGSKERRVVNTILHRVSKRIVSLALATNSYIVLGDLKGIRKRVKGKGKRLNRIVSNMPYYRLTKMIEYKAMLVGIPVITTSEAYTSITCHICGCEGKRKTQGLFVCAHCGEYNADLNGAINIAKKFERWMSYMPIHGAASEPAHNQPKLEAPSVRVG; translated from the coding sequence ATGAAGCTGACTATCCAAGCGGGCGTTGTTGGACTGACTCGAAGGAAAAAAGACTTGTTGGATAGGGAATATTTTAACCTTCAGAAGTTTCTTAGGGGGGACAAGACTGTTCCGTTGTATTCGGCGAATAAGCAACAAGCTCTTAGATACTATCAAAGAGTTAAGCATAAAGAGTATCCGCTTAGCTTGAGAAACGACTTAATTAACCTTAGAAGGGCTAAGGCATTTTGGTTTTTGAAGATTCCAGTCTATGGCGTAAGGGGAGGAATAAAGGTTCCAGTTAAACCTCACAGGAAGTTTCCAGAAAACGCTAAACTATGCGAAAGCAAAATCGTAAAGCGAAAAGACCGCTACATTGCCATGCTCACCTTCGAGTTTCCAGCCCCGCCCATGCGAGAATGTTCCTCCATCCTTGCTGTGGATTTGGGCGAGCGTTTCGCTGCCACTGCGGTGCTTTGGCAGAATGAAAACGTGATGAAAGCCCAATTCTACGGTAGGGAGATTAGAGGAGTTAGAAGGCATTACGCATGGCTCCGCAGAAGGCTTCAAGAGAGAGGTCTAACCAAAGTCGTGAAGAGAGTTGGAAGCAAGGAGAGAAGGGTGGTTAACACCATCCTTCACCGAGTCAGCAAAAGGATAGTCAGCCTCGCCCTTGCAACCAACTCTTACATAGTTTTGGGAGACCTAAAGGGAATAAGAAAGCGAGTCAAGGGCAAAGGCAAACGCTTAAACAGAATAGTCAGCAACATGCCATATTATCGCTTAACGAAAATGATAGAGTATAAAGCTATGCTCGTAGGCATACCAGTAATAACCACAAGCGAAGCCTACACTTCAATAACGTGCCATATCTGCGGGTGTGAAGGAAAGCGCAAAACTCAGGGCTTGTTTGTCTGCGCTCACTGCGGAGAATACAACGCAGACCTAAACGGAGCCATCAACATCGCTAAAAAATTTGAGAGGTGGATGAGCTATATGCCCATCCACGGGGCTGCAAGTGAACCAGCCCATAACCAGCCTAAGCTGGAAGCCCCATCCGTAAGGGTGGGGTAG
- a CDS encoding SLC13 family permease → MLANDILRLSGGPHIEEIGFIPFLVASAMYFFVEEPRKVIKEIDWGTIMFFITMFIAMQGIWNSGVSSDMISLFMKSKPNSLFELIEISTTSIILSQLLSNVPFVKLFINYMNTLGFTGEDVKAWISLAMSSTIAGNLTLFGAASNIIILEVVESKFNTTIKFTTFLRVGALVTAVNLVVYLLFITLF, encoded by the coding sequence ATGCTTGCCAACGACATACTTAGGTTGAGCGGAGGCCCTCATATCGAGGAAATAGGATTCATACCTTTTCTCGTAGCTTCAGCCATGTACTTCTTTGTGGAGGAGCCCAGAAAAGTAATCAAGGAAATTGACTGGGGGACAATAATGTTCTTCATAACAATGTTCATAGCAATGCAGGGGATATGGAACAGCGGAGTTTCAAGCGACATGATATCCCTTTTCATGAAAAGCAAGCCAAACAGTCTATTCGAGCTCATTGAAATTTCCACTACATCAATAATACTTAGCCAGCTATTAAGCAACGTGCCTTTTGTCAAGCTCTTCATAAATTATATGAACACTCTTGGATTTACTGGAGAGGATGTTAAGGCTTGGATATCCCTGGCAATGTCCTCAACTATTGCTGGAAATTTAACTCTCTTTGGAGCAGCATCTAACATAATAATACTTGAAGTTGTTGAAAGCAAGTTCAACACAACTATAAAATTCACAACGTTCCTTAGAGTAGGAGCATTGGTTACAGCGGTTAACCTCGTAGTATATTTGCTTTTCATAACCTTGTTCTAG
- a CDS encoding zinc ribbon domain-containing protein has translation MVKAYSIPYNLEVSELIEDYMRILNSILDDLWRNIAWNRNEKRLIPFLRKDKAFRKGLRDKHLRGWVYSKHYVDSAIKQAYSVLESWRKRYLHGRAGRSRPELKRKFVRVKETLYSHRDGVLRISIKPYEESVTVDLRKAWCWDRIRGLELGELILKRDRLLVTVRKRVGLKVEKPIAWDTNLLSLDGFDGRDHCSIDLKEIYTIHRIYELKRRVIQKLPEKTRKRLLKKYRSRERNRVDDALHKLARQLSGRTNVFEDLTNFKERIARTKSRSMNRQNSKHNYIKLQKYVEYKSAWNGYATMYVKAKGTSKTCSKCGYYNKDLRGAVFECPKCGLVIDRQKNASINIWKTFLRMWGFMGSPRKELTSMSPPMNPEEDKRDEAQGLSMDSTHIHT, from the coding sequence TTGGTTAAAGCGTACTCGATACCATATAACCTTGAGGTAAGTGAGCTTATAGAGGACTACATGCGCATCTTAAACTCTATCTTGGATGATTTATGGAGGAACATTGCATGGAATAGGAATGAGAAGAGGCTTATACCGTTTTTGAGGAAAGACAAGGCTTTTAGGAAAGGGCTTAGAGATAAGCACCTCAGAGGATGGGTTTACTCCAAGCATTACGTGGACTCAGCGATAAAACAGGCTTATTCCGTGCTCGAGTCCTGGAGGAAGAGATACCTTCATGGGCGGGCAGGAAGAAGTAGGCCTGAACTGAAGAGGAAGTTCGTGAGGGTCAAGGAAACCCTCTACAGTCACAGGGACGGCGTGCTCAGGATTTCGATTAAACCCTATGAAGAAAGCGTGACCGTAGATTTGAGGAAGGCGTGGTGCTGGGATAGGATAAGGGGTTTAGAGCTCGGCGAACTCATACTCAAGCGGGACAGGCTCCTGGTGACGGTCAGGAAGAGGGTGGGGCTGAAGGTCGAGAAACCGATTGCCTGGGACACGAACCTCCTATCCCTGGACGGCTTCGACGGCCGGGATCACTGTTCCATAGACCTGAAAGAGATCTACACCATCCACAGGATCTACGAGCTGAAGAGAAGAGTCATCCAAAAGCTTCCAGAGAAAACGAGGAAGAGGCTCCTGAAGAAGTACCGCTCGAGGGAGAGGAACAGGGTTGACGACGCGCTGCACAAGCTGGCCAGGCAGCTCTCAGGCAGGACAAACGTCTTCGAGGACCTGACGAACTTCAAGGAGAGGATTGCTAGGACGAAGAGTAGGAGCATGAACAGGCAGAACAGCAAGCACAATTACATCAAACTACAAAAGTACGTAGAATACAAATCTGCGTGGAATGGTTATGCTACCATGTATGTGAAGGCGAAGGGCACCTCAAAGACCTGCTCCAAATGCGGGTACTATAATAAAGACCTAAGAGGAGCAGTCTTCGAGTGCCCAAAATGCGGACTTGTAATCGATAGGCAGAAGAATGCATCAATAAACATTTGGAAAACATTCCTTAGGATGTGGGGATTCATGGGTTCACCCCGAAAGGAGCTAACCTCGATGAGTCCTCCGATGAACCCTGAGGAGGACAAGAGGGATGAGGCTCAAGGACTAAGTATGGATTCCACACATATCCATACTTAG
- a CDS encoding SLC13 family permease, whose translation MTFQYLLGWLMLIMLISFLMLRSRNPKMPVWAFMSFLAFLSIIGRLVSIEELPTVIDLNVIFFLIGMFSIVSLAESSGLLSLLSYWFITKLKSTYSIMIVASIIFGLMAAFAVNDTIAVMGPPIIYMISRATGISLEALLLVLAFSITIGSVTTPMGNPQNVLISVSSGMKAPFISFIFYLFVPTLINLIITPVIISFLLKVPRKGIELGLIAEESLKNKRDAFFSSFKIDVFKYW comes from the coding sequence TTGACATTCCAGTATCTTCTGGGCTGGCTGATGTTAATAATGCTGATATCCTTCCTCATGCTCAGATCTAGGAATCCAAAAATGCCCGTGTGGGCCTTCATGTCATTTCTTGCCTTTCTCAGCATCATTGGTAGACTGGTCAGCATAGAGGAGCTACCAACAGTGATAGATCTCAATGTAATATTCTTTCTCATTGGCATGTTCAGTATTGTTTCACTTGCTGAATCCTCTGGCCTTTTGAGCCTCCTATCATATTGGTTCATAACCAAGCTCAAATCGACGTATAGCATAATGATTGTCGCTTCCATCATATTCGGTCTCATGGCAGCATTTGCTGTCAATGATACTATAGCTGTGATGGGCCCTCCCATAATATACATGATATCAAGAGCCACTGGCATTTCTCTTGAGGCACTCCTCCTTGTTCTAGCATTCTCCATAACCATAGGCTCAGTTACAACGCCAATGGGAAATCCACAGAACGTTCTGATCTCTGTGAGCTCCGGCATGAAGGCACCTTTCATATCTTTCATATTTTACTTATTCGTTCCAACACTCATCAATCTAATCATCACCCCTGTGATCATTTCATTCCTTCTCAAGGTTCCAAGGAAAGGGATTGAACTTGGCCTCATAGCAGAGGAGAGCCTGAAAAACAAAAGAGATGCCTTTTTCAGCAGTTTCAAAATAGATGTGTTTAAATATTGGTAG
- the rfbD gene encoding dTDP-4-dehydrorhamnose reductase codes for MKILVTGASGLLGHKIVQIALKKGHEVYAIYNEHKVDIGISIQLDITNRDKLFEKIFQLKPDTIIHAAAYTDVEGSEINKELAWKINAEATKNIAKASANIDSHMIYVSTDYVFDGEKGLYSEEDAPNPINYYGYTKLKGEEFTKESNTKYCIARASVIYGWAYTHKQNFATWIINNLKQGKEIKIITDQYVSPTLNTNLAEMLLEIAEREITGILHTAGATRTSRYNFAKKLAEIFDLNPDLIKQAKINEMSWKAKRPKDSSLDIKKALKILNQKPLELEHALKKMKEETNHTFVLT; via the coding sequence ATGAAAATTCTCGTGACAGGCGCCAGCGGGCTATTGGGTCACAAAATAGTTCAAATCGCCCTGAAAAAAGGACACGAAGTTTACGCAATTTATAATGAACACAAGGTCGATATCGGAATATCCATCCAACTTGACATAACCAACAGAGATAAACTATTTGAAAAGATCTTCCAACTTAAACCTGACACCATAATACACGCAGCCGCATACACAGATGTTGAAGGAAGCGAAATAAATAAAGAACTAGCTTGGAAAATAAATGCTGAAGCAACAAAAAACATCGCAAAAGCATCGGCCAACATCGACTCACACATGATTTACGTATCAACAGACTACGTTTTCGATGGGGAAAAAGGACTATATTCAGAGGAAGACGCACCAAACCCAATTAACTATTACGGTTACACCAAACTTAAGGGTGAAGAGTTTACTAAAGAGAGCAACACAAAATATTGTATTGCCCGAGCGAGCGTCATTTATGGTTGGGCCTACACACATAAACAGAATTTTGCAACATGGATAATAAACAATCTAAAACAAGGAAAAGAAATAAAAATAATAACAGATCAATACGTTTCACCCACATTGAACACTAACCTTGCGGAAATGCTTTTAGAAATCGCTGAGAGAGAAATAACAGGCATTCTCCACACAGCAGGAGCAACCAGAACAAGTCGATACAACTTCGCCAAAAAGTTAGCTGAAATATTCGACTTAAACCCCGATTTAATCAAACAAGCAAAAATAAACGAAATGTCATGGAAAGCAAAAAGACCAAAAGACTCCTCATTAGATATAAAAAAGGCATTAAAAATTTTAAACCAAAAACCCCTAGAGCTCGAACACGCACTTAAAAAAATGAAAGAAGAAACAAACCATACTTTTGTTCTAACTTAA
- the rfbB gene encoding dTDP-glucose 4,6-dehydratase, protein MKILVTGGLGFIGSNFIRYILHEFRDVRVINLDSLSSGSNIANLKDIEKDIRYSFIKGDIANKRLVNKIINQVDIVVNIAAETHVDRSIANPWPFIKSNVIGALTIFEACVKLKKRVVHVSTDEVYGDILQGSFQEEDRLKPSSPYSASKAAADMFALAYHRTYDLDVVIVRSTNNFGPYQFPEKLIPKTIIRAHSNLPIPIYGKGQNVRDWIYVKDFSTALTLLLTKGKGGEIYNVSAGNELQNIELVTQILSLMNKPLNLITFVEDRPGHDIRYSLDSSKIRNELGWKPEHNFQEALKATIDWYMNNEWWWKPIATQEVLHPTPWKIKW, encoded by the coding sequence ATGAAAATTCTCGTGACAGGTGGTCTTGGCTTCATAGGAAGCAACTTCATACGTTACATTCTGCATGAATTCAGGGATGTTAGAGTGATAAATCTGGATAGTCTTTCCTCTGGTTCTAATATTGCTAACTTGAAGGATATTGAAAAGGATATAAGATATAGTTTCATAAAGGGGGATATTGCTAACAAGCGTCTCGTTAATAAAATCATAAATCAAGTAGATATCGTCGTTAACATTGCTGCTGAGACACATGTAGACAGAAGCATAGCAAACCCATGGCCCTTCATAAAGAGTAATGTCATAGGCGCATTAACCATTTTTGAAGCATGCGTAAAGCTTAAAAAAAGAGTGGTGCACGTATCAACAGACGAAGTGTATGGAGATATTCTTCAGGGATCTTTTCAAGAGGAGGATAGGCTTAAACCCTCTTCACCTTACTCAGCTAGCAAAGCTGCAGCAGACATGTTTGCGTTAGCCTACCACAGAACCTACGACTTAGACGTCGTTATAGTTAGAAGCACTAATAACTTCGGTCCATATCAGTTTCCTGAGAAATTAATCCCCAAAACCATCATTAGAGCACACTCAAATCTTCCCATACCAATTTATGGCAAAGGACAAAACGTAAGAGATTGGATATATGTAAAAGATTTTTCTACAGCACTTACACTCCTCCTCACTAAAGGTAAAGGCGGAGAAATTTACAATGTTTCAGCAGGAAACGAACTCCAAAACATTGAATTAGTAACACAAATTCTAAGCCTCATGAACAAACCATTAAACTTAATTACATTCGTAGAAGATAGACCTGGTCATGACATCAGATATAGCCTTGACTCATCAAAAATCAGAAACGAACTCGGATGGAAACCAGAACACAATTTTCAGGAAGCCCTAAAAGCCACAATTGACTGGTACATGAATAATGAGTGGTGGTGGAAACCCATAGCAACCCAAGAAGTTCTTCATCCAACACCATGGAAGATTAAGTGGTAA
- a CDS encoding dTDP-4-dehydrorhamnose 3,5-epimerase family protein, translating to MSEVKEYPLEGVKAYELKVLPDERGFFAEALRIDWKHLLGEEWIAQANISYSYPGIVRAWHKHERGQIDYFLVLKGAMKICAYDEESRKLVEIIADERKPSIIRIPGKYWHGTKTVSNTPSLTIYFTNRLYDYGNPDELRRPWNDPLIIPKEINGKEDDSRCNKPWDWFYPPYK from the coding sequence ATGAGCGAAGTCAAAGAATACCCCTTAGAAGGTGTTAAGGCTTACGAGCTTAAAGTACTCCCAGATGAAAGAGGATTCTTTGCCGAGGCTTTGAGGATCGATTGGAAACACCTTCTAGGTGAGGAATGGATAGCCCAAGCTAACATAAGTTACAGTTACCCTGGCATCGTAAGAGCTTGGCATAAGCATGAGAGGGGACAGATAGATTACTTCCTTGTTTTGAAAGGAGCTATGAAAATATGTGCTTATGATGAAGAAAGCAGAAAGCTAGTAGAGATAATTGCTGATGAAAGAAAGCCGAGCATAATCCGCATACCAGGAAAATACTGGCACGGCACGAAAACAGTTAGTAATACACCATCCCTAACAATTTACTTCACTAACAGATTATATGATTATGGAAATCCTGATGAGTTAAGAAGACCTTGGAACGACCCTTTAATAATTCCTAAGGAGATTAACGGGAAAGAAGATGATTCGAGATGCAATAAGCCTTGGGATTGGTTTTATCCACCCTATAAGTAG
- a CDS encoding glucose-1-phosphate thymidylyltransferase, with the protein MKGIILHGGAGTRLRPLTYTGPKQLIPVANKPISQYVLEDLISSGIKEVAIILGETFPELVREYYADGSKFGARITYIYQGFPKGIAHAISLCEEFVGNDRFVVYLGDNMLQNGIKEYLDKFVESDYDAMILLKEVEDPTRFGVAKFDKSGKLVGLVEKPKEPPSNYAIVGVYFFTPIIFKMIKKLKPSWRGEYEITEAIQMLIDNGHKVNYEFVKGWWLDTGKKDDVLYANSLILDERINRKIEGEIIDSKVDGRVSIGKGTKIVKCTVRGPAVIGEYCHIENSLIGPYTSIGDNVRIINSSIEYSIVLNNAVIEDVNRIEESLIGRNAKIIKKGFANAHKFNVADYSEVIL; encoded by the coding sequence TTGAAAGGAATAATTCTCCATGGCGGTGCTGGAACTAGACTTAGACCACTTACTTATACAGGACCTAAACAACTCATACCGGTCGCTAACAAGCCCATAAGTCAGTATGTGCTTGAAGACTTAATCTCCTCTGGCATAAAGGAGGTAGCAATAATCTTAGGCGAGACTTTCCCTGAACTTGTACGTGAGTATTATGCTGATGGATCTAAGTTTGGCGCACGCATAACTTATATTTACCAAGGATTTCCAAAAGGTATAGCACATGCAATCAGCCTCTGTGAAGAGTTTGTTGGTAATGATAGGTTTGTTGTTTACCTTGGAGATAATATGCTTCAAAACGGTATAAAGGAATACTTGGATAAGTTCGTTGAGAGTGATTATGACGCTATGATCCTTTTAAAAGAGGTTGAAGATCCCACCAGATTTGGAGTGGCAAAGTTTGACAAGAGCGGGAAGCTTGTTGGATTAGTAGAGAAGCCAAAAGAACCTCCAAGCAACTATGCTATAGTTGGAGTTTATTTCTTCACCCCGATAATATTTAAAATGATTAAGAAACTTAAACCGAGTTGGCGTGGAGAGTATGAGATCACTGAAGCCATTCAAATGCTGATCGATAATGGTCACAAAGTTAACTATGAATTTGTCAAAGGATGGTGGCTTGATACAGGAAAGAAAGATGATGTCCTTTATGCTAATTCTCTGATCTTAGACGAAAGGATTAATAGAAAAATAGAAGGAGAGATCATAGATTCAAAGGTTGATGGAAGAGTTTCTATTGGAAAAGGCACAAAAATAGTAAAGTGTACTGTTAGAGGGCCTGCTGTAATAGGTGAATACTGCCATATCGAGAACTCGCTCATAGGTCCTTATACAAGCATAGGTGATAATGTCAGGATAATAAACAGTAGCATAGAATACTCCATAGTCTTAAATAATGCTGTTATCGAGGATGTTAATAGGATTGAGGAAAGCCTAATTGGGAGAAACGCAAAAATAATCAAGAAGGGATTTGCAAATGCACATAAGTTTAATGTAGCAGATTATTCGGAGGTGATATTATGA
- a CDS encoding UDP-glucose/GDP-mannose dehydrogenase family protein has translation MKISFFGLGYVGLSTALALASKNFRVYGYDVDENKIKMLKNSKLYIYEPGLKELFKKAKENFIPVTDPKEAVLNSDITFITVGTPSKSDGSIDLSYIESASRLIGKMLKEKNSYHLIVVKSTVVPGTTENVIIRIIKEESGKIVGSEFGICVNPEFLKEGSAVEDTFNPDRIVIGCFDEKSGDVLESLWRIFYDEKMPPLIRTNLVNAEFIKYSNNAFLAMKVSFINEIANIAQKIPGADVEVIAKGIGLDKRIGPLFLKAGLGFGGSCFPKDLRALINFTKNLGYEPRLLESIIDVNNDQPYKAIELSKDLIGDFHGKKIAILGLSFKPNTDDMREAVSIKIINKFLELGANVTVYDPAAIDNARHIFGNRIIYAPSLTDCIKDADCAIIVTEWNEFKHLKPEDFIKNMKQPIVIDGRRIYDPKLFSQKLTFSAIGLGK, from the coding sequence ATGAAAATTTCTTTCTTCGGTTTAGGTTACGTTGGCCTTTCAACGGCACTGGCATTAGCATCTAAAAATTTTAGAGTTTACGGTTACGACGTTGATGAAAATAAGATTAAGATGCTTAAAAATAGTAAGCTTTACATTTATGAACCTGGTCTTAAAGAACTTTTTAAAAAGGCTAAAGAGAATTTCATACCAGTTACTGATCCAAAAGAGGCTGTATTAAATAGTGATATTACATTCATAACAGTCGGAACACCCTCAAAATCTGATGGTTCTATTGATCTGTCTTATATTGAATCTGCAAGTAGATTAATAGGAAAAATGCTTAAAGAAAAGAATAGTTATCATTTAATCGTTGTGAAGAGCACTGTTGTTCCCGGCACCACTGAGAACGTTATTATAAGAATTATTAAAGAAGAATCTGGAAAGATCGTTGGAAGTGAATTTGGTATCTGTGTTAATCCTGAGTTTTTAAAGGAAGGTAGTGCCGTTGAGGATACTTTTAACCCTGATAGAATCGTGATTGGTTGTTTCGATGAAAAGTCTGGTGATGTTTTAGAAAGTCTATGGAGAATATTTTATGATGAGAAGATGCCTCCTTTAATCAGGACTAATCTTGTTAATGCTGAGTTTATTAAGTATTCCAACAATGCCTTTCTTGCTATGAAAGTAAGCTTCATTAATGAAATTGCCAACATCGCTCAGAAAATTCCTGGTGCTGATGTTGAAGTTATTGCTAAAGGTATTGGTTTAGATAAACGCATTGGACCACTTTTTCTTAAAGCTGGCCTTGGTTTTGGTGGAAGTTGCTTCCCAAAAGACCTAAGAGCTTTAATAAACTTTACTAAAAACCTAGGTTATGAACCTAGACTTTTAGAAAGCATTATTGATGTGAACAATGATCAACCTTATAAAGCCATCGAGCTATCTAAAGATCTTATTGGTGACTTTCATGGCAAGAAAATTGCCATTCTTGGATTATCGTTTAAGCCCAATACTGATGATATGAGAGAAGCAGTTTCTATTAAGATTATTAACAAGTTTTTAGAACTGGGTGCTAATGTTACAGTTTATGACCCAGCCGCAATAGATAATGCAAGGCATATATTTGGCAACAGAATCATTTATGCTCCTTCATTAACTGATTGCATTAAAGATGCTGATTGTGCTATCATCGTTACTGAGTGGAATGAGTTCAAACATCTCAAACCAGAGGATTTCATAAAAAACATGAAACAACCAATTGTGATTGACGGTAGAAGAATTTATGATCCAAAATTATTCAGCCAAAAACTCACATTCTCAGCCATTGGACTTGGAAAATGA